The following are encoded together in the Phenylobacterium sp. NIBR 498073 genome:
- a CDS encoding ABC transporter transmembrane domain-containing protein has translation MSEPAAELSTRAVVARIARVYMAPRWKGWTVAMIAAIAVAYLSASLIQILEPAINDLLVNHKPGTLLAVPLTIAGLALARGLSQVIQATQVNRIGNEVVGQVQVQLFGKLVRADLARLRAGHTGSFVSSVLYDAGLIREAATAGVINYTQHLLTVIGAIVVMVSNDPMLSLTLVVAAPLSTWVMRRFSKRTVKATKGAMAETSALSTAIMESLDGVRVVKIENREAYEENRVAEVVKRRQKFLVKGANARARAAPATETLMTLITAGVIAYAGWRSQSGGMNVGAFVAFIGALGLASQSLRQLANLQTVMAEGLSAARRLFAALDVEPEVRERPGAKPLVITDGTVAFDDVGFAYSAEDRPALRGVSFEVKRGETVALVGPSGGGKTTILNLIPRFYDASSGKVTIDGIDVRDVTLASLRDHVALVTQEPFLFDETIRANIAYGRPGATQEQVIEAAKAAAAHEFIGALPEGYDTLVGEAGARLSGGQRQRIAIARAFLKDAPILLLDEATSALDTESEAQVQAALSRLMHGRATILIAHRLSTVRGADRIYVIEKGKVVESGDHAGLIKKRGLYARLAKSQDLDMEPVL, from the coding sequence ATGAGCGAGCCTGCCGCCGAACTGTCCACCCGCGCCGTCGTCGCCCGGATCGCACGCGTCTACATGGCGCCGCGCTGGAAGGGCTGGACCGTGGCCATGATCGCCGCGATCGCCGTGGCCTATCTGAGCGCCAGTCTGATCCAGATTCTTGAGCCGGCGATCAACGACCTGTTGGTTAATCACAAGCCCGGAACGCTGCTGGCGGTGCCGCTGACCATCGCCGGGCTGGCCCTCGCCCGCGGCCTGTCGCAGGTCATCCAGGCCACCCAGGTCAACCGCATCGGCAACGAGGTCGTCGGTCAGGTCCAGGTGCAGCTGTTCGGTAAGCTGGTGCGCGCCGACCTCGCCCGCCTGCGCGCCGGGCACACCGGCTCGTTCGTGTCGTCGGTGCTCTACGACGCCGGCCTGATCCGCGAGGCGGCCACCGCCGGGGTGATCAACTACACCCAGCACCTGCTGACCGTGATCGGGGCGATTGTCGTCATGGTCAGCAACGACCCGATGCTGTCGCTCACCCTCGTCGTGGCCGCGCCGCTGTCGACTTGGGTCATGCGCCGGTTCTCCAAACGCACGGTCAAGGCCACCAAGGGGGCCATGGCCGAGACCTCGGCGCTCTCGACCGCGATCATGGAAAGCCTCGACGGCGTGCGGGTGGTGAAGATCGAAAACCGCGAGGCCTATGAGGAAAACCGCGTCGCCGAGGTCGTGAAGCGCCGCCAGAAGTTCCTGGTCAAGGGCGCCAACGCCCGCGCCCGCGCCGCGCCCGCCACCGAGACCCTGATGACCCTGATCACCGCCGGGGTGATCGCCTACGCCGGCTGGCGATCGCAGTCTGGCGGCATGAACGTCGGGGCCTTCGTCGCCTTCATCGGCGCCCTGGGCCTGGCCTCGCAGTCGCTGCGCCAACTCGCCAACCTGCAGACGGTCATGGCCGAGGGTCTGTCGGCGGCGCGCCGCCTGTTCGCCGCGCTCGACGTCGAGCCCGAGGTCCGCGAACGGCCCGGCGCCAAGCCGCTGGTCATCACCGACGGCACGGTCGCCTTCGACGACGTCGGCTTCGCCTACAGCGCCGAGGACCGGCCGGCGCTGCGGGGTGTCAGCTTCGAGGTCAAGCGCGGCGAGACGGTCGCCCTGGTCGGCCCCTCGGGCGGCGGCAAGACCACGATCCTCAACCTGATCCCGCGCTTCTATGACGCCAGCAGCGGCAAGGTGACCATCGACGGGATCGACGTGCGCGACGTGACCCTCGCCTCGCTGCGCGACCATGTCGCCCTCGTCACCCAGGAGCCGTTCCTGTTCGACGAGACCATCCGCGCCAACATCGCCTACGGCCGGCCGGGCGCCACCCAGGAACAGGTGATCGAGGCCGCCAAGGCCGCGGCCGCCCACGAGTTCATCGGCGCCCTGCCCGAGGGCTATGACACCCTGGTCGGCGAGGCCGGCGCGCGGCTGTCCGGCGGCCAGCGCCAGCGCATCGCCATCGCCCGCGCCTTCCTCAAGGACGCGCCCATCCTGCTGCTCGACGAGGCCACCAGCGCCCTCGACACCGAGAGCGAGGCCCAGGTCCAGGCGGCGCTGTCGCGACTGATGCACGGGCGCGCCACCATCCTGATCGCTCACCGCCTGTCGACGGTGCGCGGCGCCGACCGCATCTATGTCATCGAGAAGGGCAAGGTGGTCGAGTCCGGCGACCACGCGGGCCTGATCAAGAAGCGCGGCCTCTACGCGCGGCTGGCCAAGAGCCAGGATCTCGACATGGAACCCGTGCTTTGA
- a CDS encoding VOC family protein: protein MLKLDHVVFPVRDAGASLAFYRDVVGLELVEAHEGDDWGDYAWLMMIFALPGGGEIVLVELKGAPAPLYRDLPKDARHYAMSADAVAELANWRMRLREAGVRYWEEDHGAQQSIYFQDPDGVVLEVTAPPSRPPAKTSERARATVRRWIDGGPGVPHP from the coding sequence ATGCTGAAGCTGGACCATGTGGTGTTTCCGGTGCGCGACGCCGGCGCCAGCCTCGCCTTCTATCGCGATGTCGTCGGGCTTGAGCTCGTCGAGGCCCACGAGGGCGACGACTGGGGCGACTACGCCTGGTTGATGATGATCTTCGCCTTGCCGGGCGGCGGCGAGATCGTGCTGGTGGAGCTGAAGGGGGCGCCGGCGCCGCTCTATCGCGACCTTCCCAAGGACGCCCGCCACTACGCGATGTCAGCCGACGCCGTCGCCGAGCTCGCCAATTGGCGAATGCGCCTGAGGGAGGCCGGCGTCCGCTACTGGGAAGAAGACCACGGCGCCCAGCAGTCGATCTACTTCCAGGACCCGGACGGGGTGGTGCTCGAGGTCACCGCTCCGCCCAGCCGCCCGCCCGCCAAAACGTCGGAACGCGCCCGGGCGACAGTTCGGCGCTGGATCGACGGCGGGCCCGGCGTTCCCCATCCTTGA
- the lpxK gene encoding tetraacyldisaccharide 4'-kinase: protein MKLSTPRWWYVREGAPAPITRALLKPMSWIWTAATARRMARARPVDPGAPVICVGNLTVGGSGKTPVVRELLRRLPGAHGLSRGYGGSEHGPLRVDPARHAAAEVGDEPLMLAAEAPIWIARDRAAGALAAVDAGASAIIMDDGHQNPSLKKALSLVVVDGETRNGVWPLGDGSVFPAGPLREPLAVGLARADAVILMLPADLERPDPELLAALAAKPVLVARLEPAEPPPPGPQVGFAGIGMPWKVERALKAAGCELVDFVPFPDHFAYDAAALKLIEGRAEIFDAGLVTTEKDWVRLPPAWRDRARAWPVRAVFEDEAALERLLAPYR from the coding sequence ATGAAGCTCTCCACCCCACGCTGGTGGTACGTCCGCGAGGGCGCGCCCGCCCCGATCACCCGGGCTCTGCTGAAGCCGATGTCCTGGATCTGGACGGCGGCCACGGCGCGGCGCATGGCGCGCGCCCGGCCGGTCGATCCCGGGGCGCCAGTGATCTGCGTCGGCAACCTGACGGTCGGCGGCTCCGGCAAGACGCCGGTGGTGCGCGAACTGTTGCGCCGTCTGCCCGGCGCGCACGGCCTGTCGCGCGGCTACGGCGGCTCGGAGCACGGCCCGCTGCGGGTCGATCCGGCCCGCCACGCCGCCGCAGAGGTAGGTGACGAGCCGCTGATGCTCGCGGCCGAAGCGCCGATCTGGATCGCGCGCGACCGGGCCGCCGGCGCCCTGGCCGCCGTCGACGCCGGCGCGTCCGCCATCATCATGGACGACGGCCATCAGAACCCCAGCCTGAAGAAGGCTCTGTCGCTGGTCGTCGTCGATGGCGAGACCCGCAACGGGGTCTGGCCGCTAGGCGACGGCTCGGTGTTCCCGGCCGGGCCGCTGCGCGAACCGCTGGCGGTCGGGCTGGCGCGGGCCGACGCGGTGATACTGATGTTACCGGCCGACCTGGAGCGGCCTGACCCCGAGCTGCTGGCCGCGCTCGCCGCCAAGCCGGTGCTGGTCGCGCGCCTTGAACCGGCCGAACCGCCCCCTCCCGGACCGCAGGTGGGCTTCGCCGGCATCGGCATGCCCTGGAAGGTCGAGCGGGCGCTGAAGGCCGCGGGCTGCGAGTTGGTCGACTTCGTGCCGTTCCCCGACCACTTCGCCTATGACGCCGCCGCCCTGAAGCTGATCGAGGGCCGCGCCGAGATCTTCGACGCTGGCCTGGTGACCACCGAAAAGGACTGGGTGCGGCTGCCGCCTGCCTGGCGCGACCGCGCGCGGGCCTGGCCCGTGCGCGCGGTGTTCGAGGACGAGGCCGCCCTCGAACGCCTGCTGGCCCCTTATCGCTAG
- a CDS encoding lysophospholipid acyltransferase family protein yields MKNLLRNPGVQTFLSWLLWLHLIITLKSRRWTHDNLACVEPILQDGKPAVALFWHGSIPLCLGLAPVWWRRDKVRCMVSPSADGEFIAQALSRAGFPAIRTSSAKKGDTNKARQAVAAIREAINWVNGGGVLIVTPDGPRGPAEVIAPGSLQIARKTGAPIYLMGLAVSPAIVLDTWDKVTFAWPFGRGATAWDGPYYVPADAGEAEIAALIEDLSAKLTATTRRAEALVRRR; encoded by the coding sequence TTGAAGAACCTGCTGCGTAACCCCGGCGTGCAGACCTTTCTGAGCTGGCTGCTGTGGCTGCATCTGATCATCACGCTCAAAAGCCGCCGCTGGACGCACGACAACCTCGCCTGCGTGGAGCCGATCCTGCAGGACGGCAAACCGGCTGTGGCGTTGTTCTGGCACGGCAGCATCCCGCTGTGTCTTGGCCTGGCGCCCGTCTGGTGGCGGCGCGACAAGGTCCGCTGCATGGTCTCGCCCTCGGCTGACGGCGAGTTCATCGCCCAGGCCCTGTCGCGGGCCGGCTTTCCGGCCATCCGCACGTCCTCAGCCAAGAAGGGCGACACCAACAAGGCCCGCCAGGCGGTCGCGGCGATCCGCGAGGCCATCAACTGGGTCAACGGCGGCGGCGTGCTGATCGTCACCCCGGACGGCCCGCGCGGCCCGGCCGAGGTGATCGCCCCCGGCTCGCTGCAGATCGCCCGTAAGACCGGCGCGCCGATCTATCTGATGGGCCTGGCGGTCTCGCCGGCCATCGTGCTCGACACCTGGGACAAGGTCACCTTCGCCTGGCCGTTCGGCCGCGGGGCTACCGCCTGGGACGGCCCCTACTATGTGCCCGCCGACGCCGGCGAGGCCGAGATCGCGGCTCTGATCGAAGACCTGTCGGCCAAGCTGACCGCCACCACGCGGCGCGCCGAAGCCCTGGTCCGCCGACGTTGA
- a CDS encoding cation diffusion facilitator family transporter, with protein MAHDHSGHRHDDHDHDHDHGAHDHAHGHSHGPGGHSHAPKDFGRAFAVGVGLNFAFVLAEAAVGVWSGSLALLADAGHNLSDVLSLLLAWGATILAKSAPTSRRTYGLRKATILASLANAVLLLVAVGVIVSEAIHRFAEPAPIATWPVMIVAAIGVVINTATALMFMKGHEDLNIRGAFLHMAADAAVSLAVMIGAGAIALTGLLWIDPALSLLIAAVIVIGTWALLRDSVDLVLDAAPRGMDVEAVRAWLLTRPGVTEVHDLHIWAMSTTETAMTAHVTRPENGDGDDFLHAACEGLASKFGIGHATLQVETGHSAACRLANAHTI; from the coding sequence ATGGCGCACGACCACTCAGGCCATCGTCACGATGATCACGACCATGACCATGATCATGGCGCCCATGATCACGCCCACGGCCATTCCCACGGCCCTGGCGGTCATAGCCATGCCCCCAAGGACTTCGGCCGCGCCTTCGCCGTCGGGGTCGGGCTGAACTTCGCCTTCGTGCTGGCCGAGGCCGCCGTCGGCGTCTGGTCCGGGTCGCTGGCGCTGCTCGCCGACGCCGGGCACAACCTCTCGGACGTACTGAGCCTGTTGCTGGCCTGGGGCGCGACGATCCTGGCCAAGTCCGCCCCGACCTCGCGCCGCACCTACGGCCTGCGCAAGGCCACCATTCTCGCCTCGCTGGCCAATGCGGTGCTGCTGCTGGTCGCCGTCGGGGTCATCGTCTCCGAGGCCATCCACCGCTTCGCCGAGCCCGCGCCGATCGCCACCTGGCCGGTGATGATCGTCGCCGCCATCGGGGTGGTGATCAACACGGCCACGGCGCTGATGTTCATGAAGGGGCACGAGGACCTCAACATCCGCGGCGCCTTCCTGCACATGGCCGCCGACGCGGCGGTGTCGCTGGCCGTCATGATCGGCGCCGGCGCCATCGCGCTGACCGGCCTGTTGTGGATCGACCCGGCGCTCAGCCTGCTGATCGCCGCGGTGATCGTCATCGGCACCTGGGCGCTGCTGCGCGATTCGGTCGACCTCGTCCTGGACGCCGCCCCGCGCGGGATGGATGTCGAGGCTGTGCGCGCCTGGCTGCTGACGCGCCCGGGCGTCACCGAGGTCCACGACCTGCATATCTGGGCGATGAGCACCACCGAGACCGCCATGACCGCTCACGTCACGCGCCCCGAGAACGGCGACGGCGACGACTTTCTGCACGCGGCCTGCGAAGGCCTCGCCAGCAAGTTCGGCATTGGACATGCGACCCTCCAGGTCGAGACGGGGCACTCGGCGGCCTGCCGGCTCGCCAACGCCCACACGATCTGA
- a CDS encoding phosphotransferase family protein gives MSDTAEQQREQLNSGTKEVAESHRFDEAALAAWMQANVEGYAGPLEVRQFKGGQSNPTYQLITPTKKYVMRRKPPGKLLPSAHAVDREYKVITALYPTGFPVARSYGLCTDEAVIGTMFYVMDMVEGRILWDQQLPQYEPAERHAIFMAKINTLADLHNTDYQAIGLGDYGKPGNYMGRQVDRWTKQYKASETVHIEEMERLIDWLPKTLPEQERTSIVHGDYRLDNMVIHPTEPRVIAVLDWELGTLGEPLADFTYLLMNWVNGTISQLPDLKAHGIPTIEEAVEAYCARTGRSGLHHLDWFLSYNMFRLAGICQGIVGRVRDGTANSPQAAAMAERVPLLAKSAWEYAQRAGA, from the coding sequence ATGTCCGACACCGCCGAGCAGCAGCGCGAACAGCTCAACAGCGGCACCAAGGAGGTCGCCGAGTCCCATCGTTTCGATGAGGCCGCGCTGGCCGCCTGGATGCAGGCCAATGTCGAGGGCTACGCCGGTCCGCTGGAAGTGCGCCAGTTCAAGGGCGGCCAGTCGAACCCGACCTATCAGCTGATCACCCCGACCAAGAAATACGTCATGCGGCGCAAGCCGCCGGGCAAGCTGCTGCCCTCGGCGCACGCGGTCGACCGCGAGTACAAGGTGATCACCGCGCTCTACCCGACCGGTTTCCCGGTCGCTCGCTCCTACGGCCTCTGCACGGACGAGGCGGTCATCGGCACCATGTTCTACGTGATGGACATGGTCGAAGGGCGGATCCTCTGGGACCAGCAGCTGCCGCAGTACGAGCCGGCCGAGCGCCATGCGATCTTCATGGCCAAGATCAACACCCTGGCCGACCTGCATAACACCGACTACCAGGCCATCGGCCTCGGCGACTACGGCAAGCCCGGCAACTATATGGGCCGTCAGGTCGACCGTTGGACCAAGCAGTACAAGGCCTCGGAAACCGTCCACATCGAGGAGATGGAGCGGCTGATCGACTGGCTGCCCAAGACCCTGCCCGAGCAGGAGCGCACCTCGATCGTCCATGGCGACTACCGCCTGGACAACATGGTCATCCACCCGACCGAGCCGCGCGTCATCGCCGTGCTCGACTGGGAGCTGGGCACCCTCGGCGAACCGCTCGCCGACTTCACCTATCTCCTGATGAACTGGGTCAACGGCACCATCTCGCAGCTGCCCGACCTGAAGGCGCATGGCATCCCGACCATCGAGGAGGCGGTCGAGGCCTATTGCGCCCGCACCGGCCGCTCGGGCCTGCATCACCTCGACTGGTTCCTGTCCTACAACATGTTCCGCCTGGCCGGGATCTGCCAGGGCATCGTCGGCCGGGTGCGCGACGGCACGGCCAACAGCCCGCAGGCCGCGGCGATGGCCGAGCGGGTGCCTCTGCTGGCCAAGTCGGCGTGGGAGTACGCCCAGCGGGCGGGGGCCTAG
- a CDS encoding transglycosylase domain-containing protein, giving the protein MTELTGAPEVVRERPPIWRRRPWQIAAGAVLAMVAVIVFMVWSLPLGRALEPLPDPTLVLVTADGKPFARRGSYKEQPVDATKLPKYVPGAFIAIEDRRFYSHFGIDLKALTRALQRNVSAGEVQQGGSTITQQLAKNAFLSNKRSLRRKAQEAMIALYLEARLSKDEILSRYLSTVYFGDGVFGLRAAARHYFDKTPETLSIGEAAMLAGMVKAPSRLAPTEDLAAARARARIVVAAMEEQGVITPQQARGVRPASVRSGREKLPVGSYFADWVSSQAREAFEAAYGEVMVPTTLDSILQDRAEEIVRTALKRHGGYLHASQAALVAMRPDGRVIVMVGGDDYKTSQFNRVTDAQRQPGSAFKLFVYQAALRQGMTPDSLILDAPVTIADWSPKNHEGHYANREIHLRNAFAGSSNVAAARLAQQVGRGAIIKAAEDMGLHSQFPPDLTLALGTAPTTLLDLTAAYAGVAGGRYPVIPYGVIQARKPAPHELPAKERDGLRDMLRAAVTFGTANGGNVSPYAYGKTGTTQDYRDALYLGYVGDLVIGVWVGNDDNSPMNGVAGAGLPAEIWRDFARFAMSKGVVRANGRQIGLAPVAPPPVEAPELSIDDLMPVEPADPAAPPPEAAPAPSPAAPAQPEPAQPIF; this is encoded by the coding sequence ATGACCGAGCTTACCGGCGCACCCGAAGTCGTGCGCGAACGGCCGCCGATCTGGCGCCGCCGCCCCTGGCAGATCGCCGCTGGCGCGGTGCTCGCCATGGTCGCCGTGATCGTCTTCATGGTCTGGTCGCTGCCGCTGGGGCGGGCGTTGGAGCCGTTGCCCGATCCAACGCTGGTGCTGGTCACCGCCGACGGCAAGCCGTTCGCCCGGCGCGGCTCCTACAAGGAGCAGCCGGTCGATGCGACCAAGCTGCCCAAGTATGTTCCCGGCGCGTTCATCGCCATTGAGGACCGGCGCTTCTACAGCCATTTCGGCATAGATTTGAAGGCCTTGACCCGCGCCCTGCAGCGCAATGTCTCGGCCGGCGAGGTCCAGCAGGGCGGCTCGACCATCACACAGCAGCTGGCGAAGAACGCCTTCCTCAGCAACAAGCGCAGCCTGCGCCGCAAGGCCCAGGAAGCGATGATCGCGCTCTATCTCGAGGCGCGGCTGTCGAAGGACGAGATCCTCTCGCGCTACCTTTCCACTGTCTATTTCGGCGACGGGGTGTTCGGCCTGCGGGCCGCAGCTCGGCACTACTTCGATAAGACCCCCGAGACGCTCTCGATCGGCGAGGCGGCGATGCTGGCCGGTATGGTCAAAGCGCCCTCGCGCCTGGCGCCGACAGAGGATCTCGCCGCCGCCCGCGCCCGAGCCCGGATCGTGGTCGCGGCCATGGAGGAGCAGGGCGTCATAACGCCGCAGCAGGCCCGCGGCGTCCGCCCGGCCAGCGTCCGTTCCGGCCGCGAGAAGCTGCCGGTCGGCTCTTACTTCGCCGACTGGGTCTCGTCCCAGGCGCGTGAGGCGTTCGAGGCCGCCTATGGCGAGGTGATGGTCCCGACCACGCTGGATTCGATCCTGCAGGACCGCGCCGAGGAGATCGTGCGCACGGCCCTCAAGCGCCACGGCGGCTATCTCCACGCCAGCCAGGCGGCGCTGGTCGCCATGCGCCCGGACGGCCGGGTGATCGTGATGGTCGGCGGCGACGACTACAAGACCAGCCAATTCAACCGCGTCACCGACGCCCAGCGCCAGCCGGGCTCGGCGTTCAAGCTGTTCGTCTACCAGGCCGCCCTGCGCCAGGGCATGACCCCCGACAGCCTGATCCTCGACGCCCCGGTGACCATCGCCGACTGGTCGCCGAAGAACCACGAGGGCCACTACGCCAATCGCGAAATCCACCTGCGCAACGCCTTCGCAGGCTCGTCGAACGTGGCCGCCGCGCGCCTGGCCCAGCAGGTCGGGCGCGGGGCGATCATCAAGGCCGCCGAAGACATGGGCCTGCATTCGCAATTTCCGCCCGATCTGACCCTGGCGCTCGGCACTGCGCCGACGACGCTGCTGGACCTCACCGCGGCCTATGCCGGCGTGGCGGGCGGGCGCTACCCGGTGATCCCCTACGGCGTCATCCAGGCCCGAAAGCCCGCGCCGCACGAGCTGCCAGCCAAGGAGCGCGACGGCCTGCGCGACATGCTGCGTGCGGCGGTCACCTTCGGCACCGCCAACGGCGGCAACGTCTCGCCGTACGCCTACGGCAAGACCGGCACGACCCAGGATTATCGTGACGCGCTCTATCTCGGTTACGTCGGCGATCTGGTCATCGGCGTGTGGGTCGGCAACGACGACAACAGCCCGATGAACGGCGTGGCGGGCGCAGGCCTCCCGGCCGAGATCTGGCGCGACTTCGCGCGGTTCGCGATGAGCAAGGGCGTGGTGCGCGCCAATGGCCGCCAGATCGGCCTGGCCCCCGTCGCGCCGCCGCCGGTCGAGGCCCCGGAACTGTCGATCGACGATCTCATGCCGGTGGAGCCGGCCGACCCGGCCGCGCCGCCGCCTGAGGCCGCGCCTGCGCCGTCGCCGGCCGCGCCCGCGCAACCGGAACCCGCGCAGCCGATCTTCTAG
- a CDS encoding 3-deoxy-D-manno-octulosonic acid transferase has translation MRPLPLALYAAATGLAEPLAPGLLRRRAARGKEDPARIGERLGRAGVARPPGPLIWLHGVSVGESLSLLPLAQALARPGLALLVTSGTRTSAELLGKRLPPGAIHQYAPVDAPGAVRRFLDHWRPDAAIQVESELWPNLILGAKARGVKLALISARMTQASADGWRRAPAAARAVLGAFDLILPQDADTEARLHALGATTGPHLNLKNIGAPLPADPAELERLRAAIGDRRVILAASTHPGEDEIIARAAAGTGALLIVAPRHPDRGQAVAALLSQLGYSTARRAAGEPLSATTTAYVADTLGEMGLLFRACDVVVMGGSFVPGVGGHNPLEPARLGVPILTGPDVFNAAATYEEMFDRVAAIRCAGEAALARDLRGLLNEPLIAPRIGRAALAYAERQGAALDQALALLSPLLPA, from the coding sequence TTGCGTCCGCTTCCCCTCGCGCTCTACGCCGCCGCCACTGGGCTGGCCGAACCCCTGGCGCCCGGGCTCCTGCGCCGGCGCGCCGCCCGCGGCAAGGAGGACCCTGCCCGCATCGGCGAGCGCCTCGGCCGCGCCGGCGTCGCCCGCCCGCCAGGGCCGCTGATTTGGCTGCATGGGGTCAGCGTCGGTGAAAGTCTCTCACTGCTGCCGCTGGCCCAGGCGCTGGCGCGGCCTGGGCTGGCGCTCCTGGTCACTTCCGGGACCCGCACCTCGGCCGAACTTCTGGGCAAGCGCCTGCCGCCCGGCGCCATCCACCAGTATGCGCCGGTCGACGCGCCCGGCGCCGTTCGACGCTTTCTCGACCACTGGCGCCCGGACGCCGCCATCCAGGTCGAGAGCGAACTCTGGCCCAACCTGATCCTGGGGGCGAAGGCGCGCGGCGTGAAGCTGGCGCTGATCTCGGCGCGCATGACCCAGGCCAGCGCCGACGGATGGCGCCGCGCGCCCGCGGCGGCGCGGGCGGTGCTCGGCGCCTTCGACCTGATCCTGCCTCAGGACGCCGACACCGAGGCGCGGCTGCACGCCCTGGGCGCGACGACCGGGCCGCATCTGAACCTCAAGAACATCGGCGCGCCGCTGCCCGCCGATCCGGCGGAGCTCGAACGGCTGCGGGCTGCGATCGGCGATCGCCGGGTCATCCTGGCCGCCAGCACCCATCCGGGCGAGGACGAGATCATCGCCCGCGCCGCCGCCGGGACCGGCGCCTTGCTGATCGTCGCCCCACGCCATCCTGACCGCGGCCAAGCAGTCGCCGCGCTGCTGAGCCAGCTGGGCTATTCCACGGCGCGGCGGGCGGCGGGCGAGCCGCTGAGCGCCACGACCACCGCCTATGTGGCCGACACCCTGGGCGAGATGGGCCTGCTCTTCCGCGCCTGCGACGTCGTGGTGATGGGCGGCAGCTTCGTGCCCGGCGTCGGCGGCCACAATCCGCTGGAGCCGGCCCGGCTCGGGGTTCCGATCCTCACCGGTCCGGACGTGTTCAACGCCGCGGCCACCTACGAGGAGATGTTCGACCGCGTCGCCGCCATCCGCTGCGCCGGGGAAGCGGCCCTGGCCCGCGACCTGCGCGGGCTGCTGAACGAGCCGCTCATCGCGCCTCGGATCGGGCGCGCGGCGCTGGCCTACGCCGAACGCCAGGGCGCGGCGCTGGACCAGGCGCTGGCGCTGCTCAGCCCCCTGCTGCCGGCATGA
- the purD gene encoding phosphoribosylamine--glycine ligase, whose amino-acid sequence MNILLVGSGGREHALAWKIAASPLVKRLVMAPGNPGMAALGELAPLKATDVAGLLALAKEMPADLVVIGPEVSVEAGLADALNAAQIPCFGPVAAAGQLESSKAFTKAFTDRHGLPTSGYKVCDTAEAGKAALDAFQPPYVIKADGLAAGKGVVIAQDRAEAEAAIDDALGGRFGAAGARVVIEEFLEGEIGSLFALCDGKDSIVFGAAQDHKRAYDGEVGPNTGGMGTYSPAPVFTPDLVEQVRTRLAEPAFAGIAAEGAPYKGVLFVELMATKDGPKLVEFNVRFGDPECQVLMLRLESDLVPYLVACANGTLGQMPAPVWRDESAICVVLAADGYPESPVTGSIIRGAEQDFGPDVAVFHAGTSRDADGTLRASGGRVLNVCARGATLQAARDKAYAAIARIDWPGGFHRTDIGWRALQPR is encoded by the coding sequence ATGAACATCCTCCTCGTCGGCTCGGGCGGGCGCGAACATGCGCTGGCCTGGAAGATCGCGGCCTCGCCGCTGGTGAAGCGTCTGGTAATGGCGCCGGGCAATCCGGGCATGGCCGCCTTAGGCGAGCTCGCGCCGCTGAAGGCCACCGACGTCGCCGGCCTGCTGGCGCTGGCCAAGGAGATGCCCGCCGACCTAGTGGTCATCGGCCCGGAGGTTTCTGTCGAGGCTGGCCTCGCCGACGCGCTCAACGCGGCGCAGATCCCGTGTTTCGGCCCGGTCGCCGCCGCCGGCCAGCTGGAATCGTCCAAGGCCTTCACCAAGGCCTTCACCGACCGCCATGGCTTGCCGACCTCCGGCTACAAGGTCTGCGACACCGCAGAGGCCGGCAAGGCCGCGCTCGACGCGTTCCAGCCGCCCTATGTAATCAAGGCCGACGGCCTTGCGGCGGGGAAGGGCGTGGTCATCGCCCAGGACCGGGCCGAAGCCGAAGCCGCCATCGACGACGCCCTGGGCGGGCGGTTCGGGGCGGCCGGCGCGCGGGTGGTGATCGAGGAGTTCCTAGAGGGCGAGATCGGCTCGCTGTTCGCGCTCTGCGACGGCAAGGACTCCATCGTCTTCGGCGCGGCCCAGGACCATAAGCGCGCCTATGACGGCGAGGTCGGTCCGAACACCGGCGGCATGGGCACCTATTCGCCGGCCCCGGTCTTTACGCCCGACCTCGTTGAGCAGGTCCGCACGCGCCTGGCCGAGCCCGCCTTCGCCGGCATCGCCGCGGAAGGCGCGCCCTACAAGGGCGTGCTGTTCGTCGAGCTGATGGCCACCAAGGACGGCCCCAAGCTGGTCGAGTTCAACGTCCGCTTCGGCGATCCCGAATGCCAGGTGCTGATGCTGCGCCTGGAGAGCGACCTGGTTCCCTATCTCGTGGCCTGCGCCAACGGCACGCTGGGCCAGATGCCGGCGCCGGTCTGGCGCGACGAGTCGGCGATCTGCGTGGTGCTGGCCGCCGACGGCTATCCGGAGAGCCCGGTCACAGGCTCGATCATCCGAGGCGCGGAACAGGACTTCGGGCCGGACGTCGCGGTCTTTCACGCCGGCACCTCGCGCGACGCCGACGGGACCCTGCGGGCCTCGGGCGGGCGGGTGCTGAACGTCTGCGCCCGCGGCGCGACCCTGCAGGCGGCTCGCGACAAGGCCTATGCGGCGATCGCGCGGATCGACTGGCCGGGCGGCTTCCATCGCACCGACATCGGCTGGCGGGCGTTGCAGCCCCGCTGA